The following proteins are encoded in a genomic region of Bacteroidales bacterium:
- the pstC gene encoding phosphate ABC transporter permease subunit PstC, protein MVARKRLRPGRLFKDRLNRGWMRLWTLVILLTPLVIGAALWWKSSMLLTDHSLLSLLRSVIWKPLSGQFGFSSFILSSLWVTFLALMIAGPICLLSALHLTYFAHSRVTKIMQPTIDILAGIPSVVYGVWGVLVIVPFISGHLAPLLGAETSGYCILAGGLVLSVMIIPFILNILIDIFQAIPAELHESTLSLGVSNWVAIRSVLLRKAFPGIISAMGLGISRAFGETIAVLMVVGNVARIPDGVFQPGYPLTALIANNYGEMLSIPLYDSALMLAALILFVIVILFNLLSRLLIIRYENKYK, encoded by the coding sequence ATGGTGGCAAGAAAAAGACTAAGGCCGGGCAGGTTGTTCAAGGACCGCCTGAACCGGGGCTGGATGAGGCTGTGGACGCTGGTCATCCTGCTGACCCCCCTGGTCATCGGGGCGGCCCTCTGGTGGAAATCCTCCATGCTCCTGACGGACCACTCCCTGCTCTCCCTGCTCCGCTCGGTGATCTGGAAGCCCCTTTCGGGTCAGTTTGGCTTCTCTTCCTTCATCCTCTCTTCCCTCTGGGTCACTTTCCTGGCCCTGATGATCGCCGGTCCCATCTGTCTCCTGTCGGCGCTTCACCTGACTTATTTTGCCCACAGCCGGGTCACGAAGATCATGCAGCCCACCATCGATATCCTGGCGGGGATCCCCTCGGTGGTCTACGGTGTGTGGGGGGTGCTGGTCATTGTCCCTTTTATCTCCGGCCACCTGGCGCCCCTGCTGGGGGCGGAGACCTCGGGCTACTGCATCCTGGCGGGGGGACTGGTCCTTTCGGTCATGATCATCCCCTTCATCCTAAACATCCTGATCGATATCTTTCAGGCCATTCCCGCCGAGTTGCACGAATCGACCCTCTCCCTGGGGGTTAGCAACTGGGTGGCCATCCGTTCAGTCCTCCTGCGCAAAGCTTTCCCGGGCATCATATCGGCCATGGGACTGGGCATCTCCAGGGCCTTCGGTGAGACCATCGCCGTGCTGATGGTGGTCGGGAACGTGGCCCGCATTCCGGACGGGGTCTTCCAACCGGGCTATCCCCTCACGGCGCTGATAGCCAATAACTACGGAGAGATGTTATCCATCCCCCTCTACGATTCGGCGCTGATGCTGGCGGCCCTGATCCTCTTTGTGATCGTGATCCTGTTTAACCTGCTCTCACGCCTTCTGATCATACGCTATGAAAATAAATACAAATAA